A genomic region of Rhodanobacter sp. contains the following coding sequences:
- a CDS encoding prohibitin family protein, which translates to METGFKRSLVPQGGNKRTLWLVALAAAILMTLWSTVVTIGPGNRGVLMTFGAVHDGVLTPGLHFKLPFVQTVKQMNVQIQKSQTTETAASRDLQNVSTEVAVNWAIDPADAEWVYQHLGDESELANKVIAPVVSNAVKAVAARYNAEDLIESRDKVAAQIQQQIVTALGQYKVQVQGVNITNFQFSHAYSEAIEQKQVAQQRALQATYDLQRTKIQAEQEVAQAQGQSEAQKLLQQTITPQIIQLKAVEKWNGVLPQVVGGNGTLPMVGPINPSTSKASAAAGD; encoded by the coding sequence ATGGAAACCGGCTTCAAACGTTCTCTCGTGCCGCAAGGCGGCAACAAGCGCACGCTGTGGCTCGTTGCCCTGGCCGCCGCGATCCTGATGACGCTGTGGTCGACCGTCGTCACCATCGGCCCCGGCAACCGTGGCGTGCTCATGACCTTCGGCGCGGTACACGACGGCGTGTTGACCCCCGGCCTGCATTTCAAGCTGCCGTTCGTGCAAACGGTCAAGCAGATGAATGTGCAGATCCAGAAGTCGCAGACCACCGAAACGGCCGCCAGCCGCGACCTGCAGAACGTCTCCACCGAAGTCGCCGTGAACTGGGCAATCGACCCCGCCGATGCGGAGTGGGTGTATCAGCACCTCGGCGACGAATCCGAACTTGCCAACAAGGTGATCGCACCGGTGGTGTCGAATGCGGTGAAAGCCGTCGCTGCCCGCTACAACGCCGAAGACCTGATCGAGAGCCGCGACAAGGTGGCGGCGCAGATCCAGCAGCAGATCGTGACGGCACTGGGCCAGTACAAAGTGCAGGTGCAGGGCGTCAACATCACCAACTTCCAGTTCAGCCACGCCTATTCCGAAGCCATCGAGCAGAAGCAGGTGGCCCAGCAGCGCGCGCTGCAGGCCACCTACGACCTCCAGCGCACCAAGATCCAGGCCGAGCAGGAGGTCGCGCAGGCGCAGGGACAGTCGGAAGCGCAAAAGCTCCTGCAGCAGACCATCACGCCGCAGATCATCCAGCTGAAGGCCGTGGAGAAATGGAACGGCGTGCTGCCGCAGGTCGTAGGCGGCAATGGCACGCTGCCGATGGTCGGACCGATCAACCCCTCCACGTCCAAGGCCAGCGCTGCGGCGGGCGACTGA
- a CDS encoding TonB-dependent receptor has product MKRAYLSAAIALSLGLVSSMTLAQTATGNGQSTQTTTQQGGGGQASVSSTSKVSAVATKRARELQSVEVTATVPTLGGGLMSEQDAPKAVSTITREAIQQGAPGGTFAQAIESIPGVFTSTDDYTGLNDGDYSIRGFTSDEVGTTVNGAPINDSGNYKVYATEYGDAENMGDITVQQGWPDVDQPISGAAGGSIGWATIDPSHKGGVDLSQTLGSHSYHRTFVRLNTGDMGPVRSWLSYSNNESSIWDGPGKQKVTKVDGKSLWTIDDRNSISFSLQYNREVKNSYLHPTKQQAAMQYGYNYSDIWSVPENLKSTSTSSCGPNAVYNVCNYQLHVNPYTSWMASADGEFTLSDSLHLSVVPYFQYGSGGGSGATAAYESTASNNQYLSVDADLNGDGMIKNGSKGLVYSLSENFTFRPGVIAKLSQDIGSNDTLVYGVWWERPREQQDQVFSLIDPATGVPSDIWGQTDVIRYPDGTIQKGYNEYTTTTTEKAFATNTWTPSDQWTVTAGLAYIWAQRKGYDFEYPNANYGSYWKQQFGGPFEGTYHKWSPTVGAKFQLDDANQFYFGMGKTFRIPVNGALAQNGAADYLNQAHPTNGSFGAINKPETSTSADLGWRFYTTRVSASIDAYAANFHNKQVSGYDENSGQTVFTDLPSVHMRGLNAEGSVRLNHQFTLYGAYTYTVARQQADVNAGGDGVYFTKGKTLTNTPRNSGYVRLGYKQGGLWASLSAKYRSSVWGDWSNTEKVGGYTTFNLSAGYHLPDFSTDFTKPYIKLNVFNLTDHHAFTWASSNPFLASSNSATNPAAYASAATYSILEERTYMITFGVSIH; this is encoded by the coding sequence ATGAAACGAGCCTACCTATCCGCTGCCATTGCACTGTCCCTTGGTTTGGTGTCGTCGATGACGCTGGCGCAGACCGCGACCGGCAACGGCCAGTCCACACAGACCACGACCCAGCAGGGCGGCGGCGGCCAGGCCAGCGTGTCCAGCACCTCCAAGGTGTCGGCAGTGGCGACCAAGCGTGCGCGCGAACTGCAGTCCGTCGAAGTGACGGCCACGGTGCCCACCCTCGGCGGTGGTCTGATGTCCGAGCAGGACGCGCCCAAGGCGGTGTCCACCATCACCCGTGAGGCGATCCAGCAGGGCGCGCCCGGCGGCACGTTCGCGCAGGCGATCGAAAGCATCCCGGGCGTGTTCACCTCCACCGATGACTACACCGGCCTGAACGACGGCGACTATTCCATCCGCGGCTTCACCAGCGATGAAGTCGGCACCACCGTCAACGGCGCGCCGATCAACGACAGCGGCAACTACAAGGTGTACGCCACCGAGTACGGCGACGCCGAGAACATGGGCGACATCACCGTGCAGCAGGGCTGGCCAGACGTCGACCAGCCGATCTCCGGCGCGGCCGGCGGCTCCATCGGCTGGGCGACCATCGACCCGTCGCACAAGGGCGGCGTCGACCTCAGCCAGACCCTCGGCAGCCACAGCTACCACCGCACCTTCGTGCGCCTGAACACGGGCGACATGGGTCCGGTGCGCTCCTGGCTTTCGTATTCGAACAACGAATCCAGCATCTGGGACGGTCCCGGCAAGCAGAAGGTGACCAAGGTCGACGGCAAGTCGCTGTGGACCATCGACGACCGCAACTCGATCTCCTTCTCGCTGCAGTACAACCGCGAAGTGAAGAACAGCTACCTGCATCCGACCAAGCAGCAGGCGGCCATGCAGTACGGTTACAACTATTCCGACATCTGGTCGGTGCCCGAGAACCTGAAGTCGACCAGCACGAGTTCCTGCGGCCCGAATGCCGTCTACAACGTCTGCAACTACCAGTTGCACGTGAATCCGTACACCAGCTGGATGGCCAGCGCCGACGGCGAGTTCACGCTGAGCGACAGCCTGCACCTGTCGGTGGTGCCCTACTTCCAGTACGGCAGCGGCGGCGGCAGCGGCGCGACTGCCGCCTATGAAAGCACCGCCAGCAACAACCAGTACCTCAGCGTGGATGCCGACCTCAACGGCGACGGCATGATCAAGAACGGCAGCAAGGGGCTGGTGTATTCCCTCAGCGAGAACTTCACCTTCCGCCCGGGTGTGATCGCCAAGCTGAGCCAGGACATCGGCAGCAACGACACCCTGGTCTATGGCGTGTGGTGGGAACGCCCGCGCGAGCAGCAGGATCAAGTGTTCTCGCTGATCGACCCGGCCACCGGCGTGCCTTCGGACATTTGGGGCCAGACCGACGTGATCCGTTACCCGGACGGCACCATCCAGAAGGGCTACAACGAATACACCACCACCACCACCGAGAAGGCCTTCGCGACCAATACCTGGACGCCCAGCGACCAGTGGACGGTCACTGCCGGTTTGGCCTACATCTGGGCCCAGCGCAAGGGCTACGATTTCGAATACCCGAACGCCAATTACGGTTCGTATTGGAAGCAGCAGTTCGGCGGCCCGTTCGAAGGCACCTACCACAAGTGGTCGCCGACGGTCGGTGCGAAGTTCCAGCTCGACGATGCCAACCAGTTCTACTTCGGCATGGGCAAGACCTTCCGCATCCCGGTCAACGGTGCGTTGGCGCAGAACGGTGCGGCGGATTACCTCAATCAGGCGCATCCGACAAACGGCAGTTTCGGCGCAATCAACAAGCCCGAGACGTCGACCAGCGCGGACTTGGGCTGGCGCTTCTACACCACCCGCGTGTCGGCCAGTATCGACGCGTATGCCGCCAACTTCCACAACAAGCAGGTCAGCGGCTACGACGAAAACAGCGGCCAGACCGTGTTCACCGACTTGCCCAGCGTGCACATGCGCGGCCTGAATGCCGAAGGTAGCGTCAGGCTCAACCACCAGTTCACGCTGTATGGCGCCTATACCTACACCGTGGCCCGTCAGCAGGCTGACGTGAACGCGGGCGGCGATGGCGTGTACTTCACCAAGGGCAAGACCCTGACCAATACCCCGCGCAACTCGGGTTATGTGCGCCTCGGCTACAAGCAGGGCGGGCTGTGGGCCAGCCTGAGCGCGAAGTACCGCAGTTCGGTGTGGGGCGACTGGTCGAACACCGAGAAGGTGGGCGGCTACACCACGTTCAACCTGAGCGCGGGCTACCACCTGCCCGACTTCTCGACGGACTTCACCAAGCCCTACATCAAGCTCAACGTGTTCAACCTGACCGACCACCATGCCTTCACGTGGGCTTCCAGCAACCCGTTCCTGGCCAGCTCCAACAGCGCCACGAACCCGGCGGCCTATGCCTCGGCGGCAACCTATTCGATCCTGGAAGAACGTACCTACATGATCACCTTCGGCGTCTCGATCCACTAA
- a CDS encoding Tfp pilus assembly protein FimT/FimU — MGVWRTGKERGVTLIEQIMVVAVLGILAAIAMPSLARMLQRNQVQVAQADFIGALQHARNEAITSGQSTLFCPSRDGTTCSGGARWEYGWLVGHDAGRSGQPNGSLRTRSAYAGITILGDSGRPLVRFRSDGSASGTTNTLRICRRGRPDQALVVVVSNTGRVRGAPASATQASTCAAAG, encoded by the coding sequence GTGGGAGTGTGGCGAACGGGCAAGGAACGCGGCGTCACCCTGATCGAGCAGATCATGGTTGTGGCCGTTCTCGGCATACTCGCAGCGATCGCCATGCCATCGCTGGCACGCATGCTCCAGCGCAATCAGGTGCAGGTCGCGCAGGCGGATTTCATAGGCGCCCTGCAGCATGCACGCAACGAAGCCATCACCAGCGGCCAATCCACCCTTTTCTGCCCCAGCCGCGACGGCACGACATGCAGCGGCGGCGCGCGCTGGGAATACGGTTGGCTGGTCGGCCACGATGCCGGCCGCAGCGGCCAGCCGAATGGCAGCCTGCGCACCCGATCCGCCTACGCCGGCATCACCATCCTCGGCGACAGCGGCAGGCCGCTGGTGCGCTTTCGCAGCGACGGCAGCGCCAGCGGCACGACGAATACCCTGCGCATCTGCCGTCGTGGCCGGCCGGATCAGGCTCTCGTTGTGGTGGTCTCCAACACCGGCCGCGTTCGCGGCGCCCCGGCCAGCGCAACGCAGGCCAGCACCTGTGCGGCGGCGGGCTGA
- the grxD_2 gene encoding Grx4 family monothiol glutaredoxin — protein sequence MDVNERIKSLLAAHPIVLFMKGTPEFPMCGFSSRAAQALQQAGAPFHAVNVLADPEIRAALPHYANWPTFPQLFIEGELIGGCDIVVDLEASGELARMAGDVSGALRG from the coding sequence ATGGACGTAAACGAGCGAATCAAGTCGCTGCTCGCCGCGCACCCCATCGTGCTCTTCATGAAGGGGACGCCGGAGTTCCCGATGTGCGGATTCTCCAGCCGTGCCGCACAGGCGCTGCAGCAGGCCGGCGCGCCGTTCCATGCGGTGAACGTGCTGGCCGATCCGGAGATTCGCGCCGCCCTGCCGCATTACGCGAACTGGCCGACCTTTCCGCAGCTGTTCATCGAAGGCGAGTTGATCGGCGGTTGCGACATCGTCGTCGACCTCGAGGCCTCGGGCGAACTGGCGCGCATGGCCGGCGACGTGAGCGGAGCCCTGCGCGGATGA
- a CDS encoding TonB-dependent receptor yields the protein MKNTNRMKSLSVAVSMLLASAPALAQDTSSSISGRVIDGNGQPVAGAIVQIVHEPSGTTKIANTGADGRFAAQGLRVGGPFDVTVSKAGMAQAEQKNVYLQLAQDTAVNLTMGAAQVKDAKDLGAVTVSASALAQTFTPDNKGMSTNVSLRELQAAPSPGRSIADIARLDPRVSISDRGEGAISTMGMNNRYNSITVDGAGVGDPFGLNSNGMPYIGSPISADTIEEYNISTANFDVASDTVGANINAVTKSGTNDFHGSVYYAYRNANKLVGTAGWLNKDQPGYDYAGYKRDWTAGATLGGPIVKDKLFFFVNYEKEKTVGLGADSANGLDATLGNGASTSNKVSPGDLQRIIDAASALGLKPGNFSGGNVDLQDKRYLAKLDWNISNNHRASLSYQRTKETQPIVQGNSSNSIGLTSYWYTKNSDTKNTVLQLFDDWNEVFSTETKLGYRQFAQQRTVAEQQPQVFVDLGISTKNGKQSGSAPYVDLGEDQYSHYNVLNIKTWNLFEAATFYLGDHTLKAGIDFQQNKIYNLFGRTEFGAYTFYGINNFEKGIYGTYTIYQPSQGYTLDDVAAKWTLRQTSLFLQDSWQVNSNLSLQYGVRIDQANTGDRPVYNPKVGQTFGIDANGQVVVNYAAGSKVTPLRNDNTIDGLRIVEPRVSFNYAFDTERMTQLRGGFGLFQSNPPTVWMTNPYQNNGVTTTVYQVYNDYGVQPGQGNSLPVFSANPHAQNLPPPANSQMGVDTIDRNFKLPSVWKYSLALDRELPWWGTVFSAEYQYVQVRNGIWYLPLNIGAPTGTMPDGRNQYWKTPGEAGSSGDARANASKSFTYNSTYLTNTHRGHAEALTLSLKKPFSDNWFGSLGVTIGDSTEVNPGTSSQASSNLSNNAWVNPNDGTVARSNRAVRQRINASITWQHRFFGDYVTSVSAFYDGHTGEPYSWTFGNDANGDGIGQGTDLVYIPRNGDVTLVQPNGTPATAAQIQQFYSYIQSDKYLRKHQGQIARRNAATAAWVSDLDMSFRQEIPGIFKGNKGEVRLDVYNVLNLIDKRWGQQHDVGFYQTRNLADYAGVGADGKYIYKLYTDKSGNYQPEPLTVYDAGTYTKTNVVSRWSAMLTVRYTF from the coding sequence ATGAAAAACACCAATCGCATGAAATCGCTCTCGGTCGCCGTATCGATGCTGCTGGCGTCCGCACCGGCACTGGCGCAGGACACCTCGTCTTCGATCAGCGGCCGCGTGATCGACGGCAACGGCCAGCCGGTGGCGGGCGCCATCGTGCAGATCGTGCACGAGCCCTCGGGCACCACCAAGATCGCCAACACCGGTGCCGACGGCCGCTTTGCGGCGCAAGGCCTGCGCGTGGGCGGCCCGTTCGACGTCACCGTGTCCAAGGCCGGCATGGCCCAGGCCGAACAGAAGAACGTCTACCTGCAGCTCGCGCAGGACACGGCGGTCAACCTGACGATGGGGGCTGCGCAGGTCAAGGACGCCAAGGACCTCGGCGCCGTAACGGTGTCGGCCAGCGCGCTGGCGCAGACTTTCACGCCGGACAACAAGGGCATGTCCACCAATGTCTCGCTGCGCGAGCTGCAGGCCGCGCCGTCGCCGGGCCGCTCGATTGCCGACATCGCCCGCCTCGATCCCCGCGTGAGCATCTCCGACCGCGGCGAAGGCGCCATCTCCACGATGGGCATGAACAACCGCTACAACTCGATCACCGTGGACGGCGCCGGCGTGGGCGACCCGTTCGGGCTCAACTCCAACGGCATGCCGTACATCGGCTCGCCGATCTCGGCCGATACCATCGAGGAGTACAACATTTCCACGGCGAATTTCGACGTGGCTTCCGATACGGTGGGCGCCAACATCAACGCGGTCACCAAGAGCGGCACCAACGATTTCCACGGTTCGGTGTATTACGCCTACCGCAATGCCAACAAGCTGGTCGGTACCGCCGGCTGGTTGAACAAGGATCAGCCGGGTTACGACTACGCCGGCTACAAGCGCGACTGGACCGCGGGCGCCACCCTGGGCGGACCCATCGTCAAGGACAAGCTGTTCTTCTTCGTCAACTACGAAAAGGAGAAGACCGTCGGCCTCGGCGCCGATTCGGCGAATGGCCTCGATGCCACCCTCGGCAACGGCGCCTCCACCTCGAACAAGGTCTCGCCCGGCGACCTGCAACGCATCATCGACGCCGCCAGCGCGCTGGGCCTGAAGCCCGGCAATTTCAGCGGCGGCAACGTCGACCTGCAGGACAAGCGCTATCTGGCCAAGCTGGACTGGAACATCAGCAACAACCATCGCGCCAGCCTGAGCTACCAGCGCACCAAGGAAACCCAGCCCATCGTGCAGGGCAACTCCAGCAACTCGATCGGCCTGACCAGCTACTGGTACACCAAGAACAGCGACACCAAGAACACCGTGCTGCAATTGTTCGACGACTGGAACGAGGTCTTCTCCACCGAGACCAAGCTGGGCTACCGCCAGTTCGCCCAGCAGCGCACGGTGGCCGAGCAGCAGCCGCAGGTGTTCGTGGACCTGGGCATCAGCACGAAGAACGGCAAGCAGTCCGGTTCCGCGCCCTATGTCGACCTGGGCGAGGATCAGTACAGCCACTACAACGTGCTGAACATCAAGACCTGGAACCTGTTCGAGGCGGCGACCTTCTACCTGGGCGACCACACGCTCAAGGCCGGCATCGACTTCCAGCAGAACAAGATCTACAACCTCTTCGGCCGTACCGAGTTCGGCGCCTATACCTTCTACGGCATCAACAATTTCGAGAAGGGCATCTACGGCACGTACACCATCTACCAGCCGTCGCAGGGCTACACCCTCGACGACGTGGCGGCGAAGTGGACGCTGCGCCAGACCAGCCTGTTCCTGCAGGATTCCTGGCAGGTGAACAGCAACCTGTCGCTGCAGTACGGGGTGCGCATCGACCAGGCCAACACGGGCGACCGGCCGGTGTACAACCCCAAGGTCGGCCAGACCTTCGGCATCGATGCGAACGGGCAGGTGGTGGTGAATTATGCGGCGGGCAGCAAGGTCACCCCGCTGCGCAACGACAACACCATCGACGGCCTGCGCATCGTCGAGCCCCGCGTGTCGTTCAACTACGCCTTCGACACCGAGCGCATGACGCAGCTGCGCGGCGGTTTCGGCCTGTTCCAGTCGAACCCGCCGACGGTGTGGATGACCAATCCGTACCAGAACAACGGCGTCACCACCACGGTTTACCAGGTGTACAACGACTACGGCGTGCAGCCGGGACAGGGCAACAGCCTGCCCGTGTTCAGCGCCAACCCCCACGCCCAGAACCTGCCGCCGCCGGCGAACAGCCAGATGGGCGTGGACACCATCGACCGCAACTTCAAGCTGCCTTCGGTGTGGAAGTACAGCCTGGCCCTCGACCGCGAACTGCCGTGGTGGGGCACCGTGTTCTCGGCCGAATACCAGTACGTGCAGGTGCGCAACGGCATCTGGTATCTGCCGCTCAACATCGGCGCGCCCACCGGCACGATGCCCGACGGCCGCAACCAGTACTGGAAGACGCCGGGCGAGGCGGGTTCCAGCGGCGACGCGCGCGCCAACGCGAGCAAGAGCTTTACCTACAACTCCACCTACCTCACCAATACCCACCGGGGCCATGCCGAGGCGCTGACCCTGTCGTTGAAGAAGCCGTTCTCCGACAACTGGTTCGGCAGCCTGGGCGTGACCATCGGCGACTCCACCGAAGTCAATCCGGGCACTTCCAGCCAGGCCAGCTCCAACCTGTCCAACAACGCATGGGTGAATCCCAACGACGGGACGGTGGCGCGCTCGAACCGCGCCGTGCGCCAGCGCATCAATGCGTCGATCACCTGGCAGCATCGCTTCTTCGGCGACTACGTCACCAGCGTCAGCGCGTTCTACGACGGCCACACCGGCGAGCCGTACAGCTGGACCTTCGGCAACGACGCCAACGGCGACGGCATCGGCCAGGGCACCGACCTGGTCTACATTCCGCGCAATGGCGACGTGACCCTTGTCCAGCCGAACGGGACGCCGGCCACCGCCGCGCAAATCCAGCAGTTCTACAGCTACATCCAGAGCGACAAGTACCTGCGCAAGCACCAGGGCCAGATCGCCCGGCGCAACGCCGCCACGGCTGCGTGGGTCAGCGACCTCGACATGAGTTTCCGGCAGGAGATCCCCGGCATCTTCAAGGGCAACAAGGGCGAGGTTCGCCTGGACGTCTACAACGTGCTGAACCTGATCGACAAGCGCTGGGGCCAGCAGCACGACGTCGGCTTCTACCAGACGCGCAACCTGGCCGATTACGCCGGCGTGGGCGCCGACGGCAAGTACATCTACAAGCTCTACACGGACAAGAGCGGCAACTACCAGCCGGAGCCGTTGACGGTGTATGACGCCGGCACCTACACCAAGACCAACGTGGTCTCGCGCTGGTCGGCGATGTTGACGGTGCGCTACACGTTCTGA
- the ppnN gene encoding nucleotide 5'-monophosphate nucleosidase PpnN, with protein MNDAGAGAAGRNDTVSARISPAGGLDILSRHEVARLRGASDSGLHGLLRRCALAVLTSGAISDDPRAILEQYPDFDIQVLQQDRGIKIELTKAPAQAFVDGKIIRGINELLVAVVRDIVYVSTQLGEIGGDLDPSDALTQAVFEVLRNARILRPNIDPNLVVCWGGHSISREEYDYTKAVGYQLGLRGLDICTGCGPGAMKGPMKGATIAHAKQRRRNNRYIGVTEPGIIAAESPNPIVNHLVIMPDIEKRLEAFVRIGHGIIVFPGGVGTAEEILYLLGILLHPDNAGTPFPLILTGPKQSAAYFEQIDKFLRLALGDAVASHYQIIVDDPAAVAKAMGKGIEKVRSNRLDTKDAFFFNWALRVPLEFQTPFRPTHEAMRGLQLHHGRPLHELAADLRRAFSGIVAGNVKEEGVQAIEKNGPFDIDGDRDIMQALDKLLQAFVEQHRMKLPGGAAYVPCYRVITH; from the coding sequence ATGAACGATGCAGGTGCCGGCGCCGCCGGCCGCAATGACACCGTAAGCGCGCGGATTTCGCCCGCCGGCGGGCTCGACATCCTTTCCCGGCACGAAGTGGCGCGGCTGCGCGGCGCCAGCGATTCCGGGCTGCATGGCCTGCTGCGCCGCTGTGCGCTGGCGGTGCTGACCTCGGGCGCGATCAGCGACGACCCGCGGGCGATCCTCGAACAGTATCCGGACTTCGACATCCAGGTGCTGCAGCAGGATCGCGGCATCAAGATCGAGCTGACCAAGGCGCCAGCGCAAGCCTTTGTGGACGGCAAGATCATCCGCGGCATCAACGAGCTGCTGGTGGCGGTGGTGCGTGACATCGTCTACGTGTCCACGCAACTCGGCGAGATCGGCGGCGACCTCGATCCCTCCGATGCGCTGACCCAGGCGGTGTTCGAGGTGCTGCGCAACGCGCGCATCCTCCGGCCGAACATCGACCCGAACCTGGTGGTGTGCTGGGGCGGCCACTCGATCTCGCGCGAGGAATACGACTACACCAAGGCAGTGGGCTACCAGTTGGGCCTGCGCGGGCTGGATATCTGCACCGGCTGCGGTCCGGGTGCGATGAAAGGGCCGATGAAGGGGGCGACCATTGCGCATGCCAAGCAGCGGCGACGCAACAACCGCTACATCGGCGTCACCGAGCCGGGCATCATCGCGGCCGAGTCGCCTAACCCCATCGTCAATCATCTCGTGATCATGCCGGACATCGAGAAGCGCCTCGAGGCCTTCGTGCGCATCGGCCACGGCATCATCGTGTTCCCCGGCGGCGTGGGCACCGCCGAGGAGATCCTCTACCTGCTCGGCATCCTGCTGCATCCGGACAATGCGGGCACGCCGTTCCCGCTGATCCTCACCGGACCGAAGCAATCGGCCGCGTACTTCGAGCAGATCGACAAGTTTCTTCGCCTGGCCCTGGGCGATGCGGTGGCCTCGCACTACCAGATCATCGTGGACGATCCCGCCGCGGTGGCGAAGGCGATGGGCAAGGGCATCGAGAAGGTGCGCAGCAACCGGCTGGATACCAAGGACGCGTTCTTCTTCAACTGGGCGCTGCGTGTCCCGCTGGAATTCCAGACGCCGTTCCGGCCCACGCACGAGGCGATGCGCGGCCTGCAGCTTCACCATGGCCGTCCGCTGCACGAGCTGGCAGCGGACCTTCGCCGCGCGTTCTCCGGCATCGTCGCCGGCAACGTCAAGGAGGAGGGCGTGCAGGCGATCGAGAAGAACGGCCCGTTCGACATCGACGGCGACCGCGACATCATGCAGGCGCTGGACAAGCTGCTGCAGGCCTTCGTGGAGCAGCACCGCATGAAGCTGCCGGGCGGCGCAGCCTACGTGCCCTGCTATCGCGTGATCACCCACTGA